One window of Mus caroli chromosome 11, CAROLI_EIJ_v1.1, whole genome shotgun sequence genomic DNA carries:
- the Sox9 gene encoding transcription factor SOX-9 has translation MNLLDPFMKMTDEQEKGLSGAPSPTMSEDSAGSPCPSGSGSDTENTRPQENTFPKGEPDLKKESEEDKFPVCIREAVSQVLKGYDWTLVPMPVRVNGSSKNKPHVKRPMNAFMVWAQAARRKLADQYPHLHNAELSKTLGKLWRLLNESEKRPFVEEAERLRVQHKKDHPDYKYQPRRRKSVKNGQAEAEEATEQTHISPNAIFKALQADSPHSSSGMSEVHSPGEHSGQSQGPPTPPTTPKTDVQAGKVDLKREGRPLAEGGRQPPIDFRDVDIGELSSDVISNIETFDVNEFDQYLPPNGHPGVPATHGQVTYTGSYGISSTAPTPATAGHVWMSKQQAPPPPPQQPPQAPQAPQAPPQQQAPPQQPQAPQQQQAHTLTTLSSEPGQSQRTHIKTEQLSPSHYSEQQQHSPQQISYSPFNLPHYSPSYPPITRSQYDYADHQNSGSYYSHAAGQGSGLYSTFTYMNPAQRPMYTPIADTSGVPSIPQTHSPQHWEQPVYTQLTRP, from the exons ATGAATCTCCTGGACCCCTTCATGAAGATGACCGACGAGCAGGAGAAGGGCCTGTCTGGCGCCCCCAGCCCCACCATGTCGGAGGACTCGGCTGGTTCGCCCTGTCCCTCGGGCTCCGGCTCGGACACGGAGAACACCCGGCCCCAGGAGAACACCTTCCCCAAGGGCGAGCCGGATCTGAAGAAGGAGAGCGAGGAAGATAAGTTCCCCGTGTGCATCCGCGAGGCGGTCAGCCAGGTGCTGAAGGGCTACGACTGGACGCTGGTGCCCATGCCCGTGCGCGTCAACGGCTCCAGCAAGAACAAGCCACACGTCAAGCGGCCCATGAACGCCTTCATGGTGTGGGCGCAGGCTGCGCGCAGGAAGCTGGCAGACCAGTACCCGCATCTGCACAACGCGGAGCTCAGCAAGACTCTGGGCAAGCTCTGGAG gctgctGAACGAGAGCGAGAAGAGACCCTTCGTGGAGGAGGCGGAGCGGCTACGCGTGCAGCACAAGAAAGACCACCCCGATTACAAGTACCAGCCCCGGCGGAGGAAGTCGGTGAAGAACGGACAAGCCGAAGCCGAAGAGGCCACGGAACAGACTCACATCTCTCCTAACGCCATCTTCAAGGCGCTGCAAGCCGACTCCCCACATTCCTCCTCAGGCATGAGTGAGGTGCACTCCCCGGGCGAGCACTCTG GGCAATCTCAGGGTCCGCCGACCCCACCCACCACTCCCAAAACCGACGTGCAAGCTGGCAAAGTTGATCTGAAGCGAGAGGGGCGTCCTCTGGCAGAGGGGGGCAGACAGCCCCCCATCGACTTCCGCGACGTGGACATCGGTGAACTGAGCAGCGACGTCATCTCCAACATCGAGACCTTCGACGTCAATGAGTTTGACCAATACTTGCCACCCAACGGCCACCCAGGGGTTCCGGCCACCCACGGCCAGGTCACCTACACTGGCAGCTATGGCATCAGCAGCACCGCACCCACCCCTGCGACCGCGGGCCACGTGTGGATGTCGAAGCAGCAGGCGCCGCCCCCTCCTCCGCAGCAGCCTCCGCAGGCCCCGCAAGCCCCGCAGGCGCCTCCGCAACAGCAAGCACCCCCGCAGCAGCCGCAGGcaccccagcagcagcaggcacacaCGCTCACCACGCTGAGCAGCGAGCCAGGCCAGTCCCAGCGAACGCACATCAAGACAGAGCAGCTGAGCCCCAGCCACTACAGCGAGCAGCAGCAGCACTCCCCGCAACAGATCTCCTACAGCCCCTTCAACCTTCCTCACTACAGCCCCTCCTACCCGCCCATCACCCGCTCGCAATACGACTACGCCGACCACCAGAACTCCGGCTCCTACTACAGTCACGCAGCCGGCCAGGGCTCAGGGCTCTACTCCACCTTCACTTACATGAACCCCGCGCAGCGCCCCATGTACACCCCCATCGCTGACACCTCCGGGGTCCCTTCCATCCCGCAGACCCACAGCCCGCAGCACTGGGAACAACCCGTCTACACACAGCTCACCAGACCCTGA